One genomic window of Glycine soja cultivar W05 chromosome 9, ASM419377v2, whole genome shotgun sequence includes the following:
- the LOC114368221 gene encoding uncharacterized protein LOC114368221 gives MTFSAGFAYLEGERVNNLVWALERFRGLFLRNDRLPVVIVTDRDLALMNAVKVVFLECKNLLCRFHIDKNVKAKCKSLVGQKNAWDYVMDSWGNLVDCPSEQEFPEHLQRFQVACSPWPMFIDYHTEIRASFETSTHVVGHVFKKTLYKRLLGMVSMYALNEISVEFERVRHLKDNVSSCGCVLRTTLGLPCACELQRYEGGSIPLDAVHMYWRRLNFSDQGLCEAESKLREFAFPDETSMCPPPTQVKTKGAPKKVMKRSERSTKRDPSYWEYVDVYHSVQNSNTSIRPSASSFAPPKPAKMIPMLDQFPLFMHGFIEDVVDVKADGNCGYRSVSALLGMGEECWAMMHNKLIKELGKWSQDYIKIFGGTERYEQLRLSLHVDGLSKIWDM, from the exons ATGACtttctctgctgggtttgcatatctggagggtgaGCGCGTGAACAATCTTGTATGGGCATTGGAACGGTTTCGAGgcctttttttaagaaatgatcGCCTTCCTGTTGTTATTGTCACAGACAGAGACCTAGCCCTgatgaatgctgtgaaagttgTGTTTCTGGAATGTAagaatttgttgtgcaggtttcacatagacaagaatgtgaaggcaaagtGTAAATCGCTTGTTGGTCAGAAGAATGCTTGGGACTACGTAATGGATAGCTGGGGTAACCTGGTAGATTGTCCTTCGGAACAGGAGTTCCCTGAGCACCTTCAAAGGTTTCAAGTAGCGTGTTCCCCGTGGCCAATGTTCATTGACTAC CACACTGAAATTAGAGCATCATTcgaaacaagtacacatgttgTTGGTCATGTTTTTaagaaaaccttatacaagaggcttctggGAATGGTGTCAATGTacgctttaaatgaaatttctGTTGAGTTTGAGCGTGTACGTCATTTGAAAGACAATGTGTCTTCTTGTGGGTGTGTCTTGAGAACCACGCtaggtcttccttgtgcatgcgAGCTACAAAGGTATGAGGGTGGCAGCATCCCACTGGATGCAGTCCATATGTACTGGAGGAGACTTAATTTTTCAGACCAGGGGCTATGTGAGGCCGAA AGTAAACTCCGAGAATTTGCGTTTCCCGATGAGACctctatgtgtcctcctccaacACAGGTTAAGACGAAAGGTGCCCCGAAAAAGGTAATGAAAAGAAGCGAAAGATCGACAAAGCGTGATCCATCttattgggagtatgttgatgtttATCATTCGGTTCAAAACAGCAACACCTCAATCAGACCCAGTGCATCATCTTTTGCACCACCAAAGCCAGCAAAGATGATCCCCATGTTAGATCAATTTCCGCTATTTATGCATGGTTTCATTGAGGATGTTGTTGATGTGAAAGCGGATGGTAATTGTGGATATCGGTCAGTTTCCGCTTTGTTAGGTATGGGAGAAGAGTGTTGGGCCATGATGCATAataaattgattaaagaacttggcaaatgGTCGCAAGACTACATAAAGATCTTTGGTGGCACGGAGAGATATGAACAGCTAAGGTTGTCCCTACACGTGGATGGGTTATCCAAG aTATGGGATATGTAA